A single window of Loxodonta africana isolate mLoxAfr1 chromosome 10, mLoxAfr1.hap2, whole genome shotgun sequence DNA harbors:
- the LOC100664154 gene encoding olfactory receptor 11H6-like, producing MLIITHSLVSSVSRTPSRAQNRTMHVVTEFVLLGFPGQRKTQNFLFALILGVYLLTLLGNGAIACAVKWDRRLHIPMYILLGNFAFLEIWYVSSTVPNMLVNILSETKTISFSGCFLQFYFFFSLGTTECFFLSVMAYDRYLAICHPLRYPSIMTGKFCVILVCVCWVSGFLCYPVPIVLICQLPFCGPNIIDHIVCDPGPLLALACVPAPSTELICYTFNSVIIFGPFISILGSYALVLRAVLHVPSGTGRTKAFSTCTSHLMVVCLFYGSLMVMYVSPTSGNPAGTQKFVTLVYSAVTPLLNPLIYSLRNKDIKDALKKVLRL from the coding sequence ATGCTCATTATTACTCACTCCTTGGTCTCTTCTGTTTCTCGAACACCTTCGAGAGCCCAGAACAGAACGATGCATGTCGTGACTGAGTTTGTCCTCCTGGGTTTCCCTGGTCAAAGGAAGACACAGAACTTCCTGTTCGCGTTAATCCTGGGGGTCTATCTTCTGACCCTGCTGGGGAATGGGGCTATTGCCTGTGCAGTGAAATGGGACAGGCGGCTCCACATACCCATGTACATCCTCTTGGGGAACTTTGCCTTCCTAGAGATCTGGTATGTTTCCTCCACTGTCCCAAACATGCTGGTCAACATTCTCTCTGAGACTAAGACCATCTCTTTTTCTGGCTGCTTCCTCCAATTctacttctttttttcattgggTACAACTGAGTGTTTCTTCTTATCAGTTATGGCCTATGATCGGTACCTTGCCATCTGCCACCCACTGCGCTACCCCTCTATCATGACTGGAAAGTTCTGTGTGATCCTGGTCTGTGTTTGCTGGGTGAGTGGATTCCTCTGCTATCCAGTCCCAATTGTTCTTATCTGCCAACTTCCCTTCTGTGGACCCAATATCATTGATCACATTGTGTGTGACCCAGGCCCATTGTTGGCACTGGCCTGTGTCCCTGCACCTTCTACTGAGCTTATCTGTTACACCTTCAACTCAGTGATCATCTTCGGGCCCTTCATCTCCATTTTGGGATCTTACGCCCTGGTTCTCAGAGCTGTTCTTCATGTTCCCTCTGGAACTGGTCGAACTAAAGCTTTCTCCACATGCACATCCCACCTGATGGTGGTGTGTCTGTTCTATGGAAGTCTTATGGTTATGTATGTGAGTCCAACATCAGGGAACCCAGCAGGGACGCAGAAGTTCGTCACTTTAGTATACTCAGCAGTGACCCCACTACTAAACCCTCTTATCTATAGTCTAAGAAACAAAGACATCAAAGATGCCCTAAAGAAAGTCCTGAGATTATGA